In the genome of Mycteria americana isolate JAX WOST 10 ecotype Jacksonville Zoo and Gardens chromosome 7, USCA_MyAme_1.0, whole genome shotgun sequence, one region contains:
- the VCAM1 gene encoding vascular cell adhesion protein 1 — MRRNGKIDVENAAEFMYVLPFVAKAFEMEIIPANTIVAQIGETLILTCNTTGCASPSFSWRTQMDNPLGGTVNNHGTYSTLTMNPVSIVNSHDYLCTVFCGEQEKKEKSIKVELYSFPSDPIIEIRPSLVAGEPVTVICKIPDVYPSDHLEVLLKRGEHVLHEENFYEDDSTNTETKTVTYSFNPTAEDIGKEITCVAKLPIANMDFEPKERVTSQKLNANFGPQNTVITASPGNSPMEGDSLKLTCVTESNPLPQIVWRKHLADESIQHLIENNVLSIPHARFTDSGLYICEVINLVTNKTEKAAVDIVIQGAPNIAELSIEPSTTVQEGENVSIQCTAESNPPPKIILRRKSDSADMGPYSEGRILLLPSVTFLNGGDYECVAENKFGKSKSEITFNVQYGPKNTMISVIPATAVKEGETVTMKCTSSGNPSPVISWKKKKATGETEKIFQNATLTIQNIKSQDLGLYECEAYNQFGKEEKAVKLLVQVPPQNVTVLVYPSENVKEGENVTITCSTYSNPPSQMVLKKVHQEKEIILPSVNGTFILYNVTKNDTGRYLLDVFNEVGNNIKVIDIAVVGRKTGKTRSNDTSGYCIILCNSNSSTCSCNFDLRVKKSKDKWILQSCKSTQAESVIA, encoded by the exons atgagaagaaatgggaaaatagaTGTTGAGAATGCTGCTGAGTTTATGTATGTTCTCCCTTTTGTAGCTAAAGCTTTTGAAATGGAGATTATACCTGCTAACACAATTGTTGCACAGATTGGAGAAACACTCATACTCACATGCAATACTACTGGCTGTGCATCACCAAGTTTTTCCTGGAGAACTCAGATGGACAACCCTCTTGGAGGAACAGTGAACAACCATGGGACATACTCTACCTTGACTATGAATCCAGTTAGCATTGTGAATTCTCATGATTATCTGTGTACTGTCTTCTGTGgtgagcaagagaaaaaagagaagagtatCAAAGTTGAACTTTACT CTTTCCCCAGTGATCCTATCATTGAGATCAGACCATCCTTAGTTGCTGGAGAACCAGTCACTGTCATCTGTAAAATTCCTGATGTGTATCCTTCTGATCACCTGGAAGTACTCCTAAAGAGAGGGGAACATGTTCTTCATGAGGAAAATTTTTATGAAGATGACAGCACAAATACAGAGACAAAAACTGTGACATATTCATTTAATCCCACGGCTGAAGATATTGGGAAAGAGATTACCTGTGTGGCCAAGTTACCAATTGCTAATATGGACTTTGAACCCAAAGAAAGAGTAACTTCTCAGAAACTGAATGCAAAct tTGGTCCACAAAATACTGTCATTACTGCATCTCCAGGGAACTCGCCAATGGAAGGAGACTCTCTCAAACTCACTTGTGTGACTGAGAGTAATCCACTACCACAAATAGTTTGGAGAAAACATCTGGCTGATGAAAGCATTCAGCATCTGATAGAAAACAATGTCCTTTCTATTCCTCATGCCCGTTTCACTGATTCAGGACTGTACATCTGTGAAGTAATTAATCTGGtaacaaataaaacagagaaagcagctgtggACATTGTTATACAAG GTGCTCCAAACATTGCAGAACTCTCCATTGAGCCTTCTACAACAGTTcaagaaggagaaaatgtttccatACAATGTACTGCTGAGAGTAACCCTCCTCCCAAGattattttaaggagaaaatctGACAGTGCAGACATGGGGCCTTACAGTGAGGGGAGAATTCTGCTTCTTCCATCTGTGACGTTCCTAAATGGAGGAGACTATGAATGTGTAGCTGAAAATAAGTTtgggaaaagtaaaagtgaaataaCATTTAATGTGCAGT ATGGACCGAAGAATACAATGATCTCTGTTATCCCTGCTACTGCTGTTAAAGAAGGAGAAACTGTGACGATGAAATGTACTAGTTCTGGTAATCCGTCTCCAGTGAtctcttggaagaaaaagaaggccACTGGGGAGACTGagaaaatttttcaaaatgcaactTTAACTATACAGAACATAAAAAGTCAAGATCTGGGGCTTTATGAATGTGAAGCTTATAACCAAtttggcaaagaagaaaaagctgtgaaattaCTTGTTCAAG ttcctccCCAAAATGTTACTGTGTTAGTATATCCATCAGAAAATgtcaaagaaggagaaaatgtcACTATTACATGTAGCACATACAGTAATCCACCATCACAGATGGTCCTGAAAAAAGTCCATCAGGAGAAGGAAATTATTCTGCCATCAGTGAATGGAACCTTTATACTCTACAATGTCACCAAAAATGATACAGGCAGATATTTGCTTGATGTTTTCAATGAGGTTGGAAACAACATCAAAGTGATTGATATAGCTGTTGTAGGTAG GAAGACTGGAAAAACCAGATCAAATGATACCAGTGGTTATTGCATTATCCTGTGTAACAGCAATAGCAGTACCTGTAGTTGCAATTTTGATCTACGTGTcaagaaaagcaaagataaatgGATCCTACAGTCTTGTAAAAGCACTCAGGCTGAAAGTGTGATCGCATGA